In one Mucilaginibacter sp. PAMB04168 genomic region, the following are encoded:
- a CDS encoding glycoside hydrolase family 43 protein has translation MKRFVYLLTMLLVAAGAFAQNAKNEVYLFCYFKGSSADGLHLAASTDGLKWQALKGDSSFLKPAVASDKLMRDPCILRGADGLFHMVWTVSWNDKGIGYANSPDLIHWSEQRFLPVMAAEKGARNTWAPEVTYDAATKQYMIYWASTITGRYPLADTITEKGYNHRIYYTLTKDFKTFTATKLLYNPGFNCIDASILPFGKKFIMFFKDETVKPVQKNIKIAYADKITGPYKQAGTHITGDYWAEGPTALQKGKEWILYFDKYRNHKYGALTSTDLKTWTDISDQVQLPSGIRHGTVFKITVAEYEKLKAAKN, from the coding sequence ATGAAAAGATTTGTATACCTATTGACTATGCTGCTGGTAGCAGCAGGCGCCTTCGCGCAAAATGCTAAAAACGAAGTTTACCTGTTTTGCTATTTTAAAGGCAGTAGTGCCGATGGCCTGCACCTGGCCGCCAGTACCGACGGCTTAAAATGGCAAGCCTTAAAAGGTGATAGCTCATTTTTGAAACCTGCCGTAGCGAGTGATAAACTGATGCGCGACCCCTGTATACTGCGTGGAGCCGACGGGCTTTTTCATATGGTGTGGACGGTAAGCTGGAACGATAAAGGAATAGGCTACGCTAACTCGCCCGATTTGATCCACTGGTCGGAGCAGCGCTTTTTGCCGGTGATGGCTGCTGAGAAAGGTGCGCGTAATACCTGGGCGCCAGAGGTAACTTATGATGCCGCCACCAAACAGTACATGATTTACTGGGCCAGTACTATCACGGGCCGCTACCCACTGGCCGATACCATAACCGAAAAGGGGTACAATCATCGTATTTATTACACCCTGACTAAAGACTTTAAAACCTTTACAGCAACAAAGCTCCTGTACAATCCAGGCTTTAATTGCATTGATGCCAGTATACTGCCTTTTGGGAAAAAATTCATCATGTTTTTTAAAGATGAAACGGTGAAGCCGGTACAGAAAAACATTAAGATTGCTTATGCCGATAAAATAACCGGTCCGTACAAGCAGGCAGGTACGCATATTACAGGCGATTACTGGGCCGAAGGACCAACCGCACTGCAAAAAGGTAAAGAGTGGATACTATATTTCGACAAGTACCGCAACCACAAATACGGAGCGCTTACCTCAACCGACCTGAAAACTTGGACGGATATATCTGACCAAGTACAATTACCCTCCGGCATACGGCATGGTACGGTATTCAAAATTACCGTTGCCGAATATGAGAAGTTGAAGGCGGCAAAAAATTAA